Genomic DNA from Syntrophorhabdaceae bacterium:
CCGCAGGATTTTTTCTTTGACCTGGACCTATTTTACGACAGCCCCTACCATCTTAATTCCACTGGAGTAGAAGAAAGGACTCGCCAATTAATGGATAAGCTGAGAGAAATTGGTATCAGGAAAGGAAGCTCGGAAAGAGGCGCACGGGATTTTAACATGACAACATCTGTGAAGGAAGGAGATCGCGAGTAATTTTGAGGGGCGCACCAAGGGCCGATGAAGGAAAAATGAATAATATATTAAAACGGATATTTGATATTGCTGCAGCAACAATGGGACTGATCGCACTGAGCCCTTTACTCCTTTACCTCGTGGTGAGAATAAAACGGGGTTCTCCCGGTCCCATATTCTACAGGGGCGTCAGGGTCGGGAGGAAAGGCAAGACTTTTAGAATTTTCAAATTCAGGACCATGGTGGTGGATGCGGAGAAGATCGGCGGGCCTTCTACCTCCGACGACGATCCCCGCGTCACCGGGGCCGGGAAGGTGATGCGGGATTACAAGCTGGATGAATTGCCCCAACTGCTCAATGTCCTTAAGGGGGAGATGAGCATTATCGGGCCGAGACCTGAAGTCCCTTCCGAGGTGGAAACCTACAGCGAAAGAGAAAAACGTATATTCGAAGTGAGACCGGGGATCACCGATTGGGCGTCCCTCGAGTTCCACAATGAAGGCGAGATACTGAAAGGAGCAGCCGATCCCCACGCGGCGTACAGAGAGAAGATCAAGCCGGAGAAGATTAAGCTGGCCCTGAAATATGTTGACGAGCAAAACATGATGACTGATATGAAAATTCTGTTCAAGACCCTTGGTACCCTTATTAAAACGAGGACAAATGGTGAAAGTGCATGACGACCAGTTGCGACATCGGCCGGTTGAGCGAGATTTCCAAAACTATCAGAAGAGAGATACTGGAGCTGATCTATCGGACGAGAAGCCCCCACATAGGGCCTTCCTTTTCGATCGTTGAAGTCCTGGTAGCCCTTTATTTCAAATATTTGAACGTTGATCCCGCGGACCCGTCAAAAGCCGACAGGGACAGGCTCATAATGAGCAAGGGCCATGCATGCCTGACCCTCTACACGGTCCTCAAGGAAAGGGGTTTCCTGAGCGCCGATGATTTGAAGGGGTTCGCCAAGAATGGCGGGACCCTGGAACAACACCCGAACCGCGATGTTTCAAAAGGTATAGAGCTTTCAACGGGATCCCTGGGGCATGGTCTGTCGGTAGGTGCCGGGATGGCATTTGCGGCCAAAAAAGATGGAAAAAAGCAGAGGGTTTTCGTGATCCTGGGTGATGGGGAACTGAATGAGGGAGCGATTTGGGAAGCAGTCATGTTCGCTTCCCAGCATAAACTCAATAACCTGGTGAGCGTGGTGGACTGCAACGGCATGCAGGCCCTTGGCTACACGAAAGACATAATCGATCTCGCCCATTTATCCGATACGTGGAAATCCTTCGGATGGGCCGTACGGGAGGTTAACGGACACAACCTCGCGGAAGTGTGCACGTCTTTAGAAGGTCTGCCTTTTTCGGAAGATAAGCCCAATGTCATTTTAGCCCGTACCGTAAAAGGCAAGGGCGTCTCATTCATGGAAAATAAGCTGCTATGGCATTATCGCG
This window encodes:
- a CDS encoding sugar transferase; translated protein: MNNILKRIFDIAAATMGLIALSPLLLYLVVRIKRGSPGPIFYRGVRVGRKGKTFRIFKFRTMVVDAEKIGGPSTSDDDPRVTGAGKVMRDYKLDELPQLLNVLKGEMSIIGPRPEVPSEVETYSEREKRIFEVRPGITDWASLEFHNEGEILKGAADPHAAYREKIKPEKIKLALKYVDEQNMMTDMKILFKTLGTLIKTRTNGESA
- a CDS encoding transketolase, with the protein product MTTSCDIGRLSEISKTIRREILELIYRTRSPHIGPSFSIVEVLVALYFKYLNVDPADPSKADRDRLIMSKGHACLTLYTVLKERGFLSADDLKGFAKNGGTLEQHPNRDVSKGIELSTGSLGHGLSVGAGMAFAAKKDGKKQRVFVILGDGELNEGAIWEAVMFASQHKLNNLVSVVDCNGMQALGYTKDIIDLAHLSDTWKSFGWAVREVNGHNLAEVCTSLEGLPFSEDKPNVILARTVKGKGVSFMENKLLWHYRAPDEREYEAAIKELNNA